A section of the Falsibacillus pallidus genome encodes:
- a CDS encoding Type 1 glutamine amidotransferase-like domain-containing protein, with amino-acid sequence MKTHYYLGWFTNLFPESLGRVLQEDITDRKSIVMISSNPSIYEHEGAAEKSWLDHAGIMFDEYHLINYRVQKEDAQILIQNASVIFLLGGDPLNQNSFLMEYELSDFIKASSAVVIGASAGAINMSAKWLCSKKLGFEVETSSIYKGVGLDDFSILSHFDLENNIALVQGELSHLSEEIKIYASNKDCAVRIKGDKTDIFGNVYLISNSNIQRLDETIVGVNG; translated from the coding sequence ATGAAAACTCACTATTATTTAGGGTGGTTTACAAACTTATTTCCAGAGAGTCTGGGAAGGGTTTTACAGGAGGATATCACTGATAGAAAATCAATTGTCATGATTAGCTCGAATCCCTCTATTTATGAACATGAAGGAGCGGCTGAAAAATCATGGCTTGACCATGCTGGCATTATGTTTGATGAATATCATTTAATTAATTATCGCGTCCAAAAGGAAGATGCCCAAATATTAATTCAAAATGCTTCAGTTATTTTCTTATTGGGTGGAGATCCTCTTAACCAAAATAGTTTTTTGATGGAATATGAATTATCGGATTTCATAAAAGCAAGCAGTGCCGTTGTCATTGGGGCAAGCGCTGGTGCAATCAACATGTCCGCAAAATGGTTATGCTCGAAAAAACTAGGGTTTGAAGTAGAAACGAGCTCCATTTATAAGGGGGTCGGCCTTGACGATTTTTCCATACTTTCTCATTTTGATCTTGAAAATAACATTGCGCTCGTACAAGGAGAACTGTCTCACTTATCGGAGGAAATAAAAATTTATGCGTCAAACAAAGATTGTGCTGTACGTATTAAGGGAGACAAAACCGACATTTTTGGCAATGTATATTTAATTTCCAACTCAAATATTCAGAGATTGGATGAGACTATAGTTGGGGTGAATGGCTAG
- a CDS encoding SDR family oxidoreductase codes for MTKNLKDKIAIVTGASRANGIGAAVCMSLAEAGADVFFTRWTPFDENEGNGIEKGFPEFLADKITNLGVRCAHMELDLSKADSALKLLSEVERTIGTPSILVNNATFESPSNFRSLNADILYRHYQVNNFGTIILSTEFAKRYEKVFSGQKGGRIINLVSGGPDPNNLAYIATKGAIIAITEPLSIALAPIGITVNSVNPGPTDTGWMSDDIKAQLTTLFPMGRVGVPEDAANLINFLASNESQWITGQVIKSEGGFLGK; via the coding sequence TTGACAAAAAATCTTAAAGATAAAATCGCTATTGTGACTGGAGCCAGTCGAGCTAATGGAATTGGAGCAGCCGTTTGTATGTCATTAGCAGAGGCTGGTGCAGATGTTTTCTTTACCCGTTGGACTCCTTTTGATGAGAATGAAGGAAATGGTATTGAAAAAGGGTTTCCAGAGTTTTTAGCTGATAAAATAACTAATTTAGGTGTAAGGTGTGCTCATATGGAATTGGATTTATCTAAAGCTGATTCCGCCTTGAAATTACTAAGCGAAGTAGAGAGAACAATTGGCACTCCTTCAATTCTTGTAAATAATGCAACATTCGAATCTCCATCCAACTTCAGGAGTTTAAATGCTGACATTCTCTATCGACATTATCAAGTGAACAATTTTGGTACGATTATATTAAGTACAGAATTTGCAAAGAGATATGAAAAAGTCTTCTCTGGACAAAAGGGTGGAAGGATTATTAATCTAGTTTCTGGCGGCCCGGACCCTAACAACTTAGCCTACATTGCGACTAAAGGTGCCATTATTGCTATTACAGAGCCCTTATCGATTGCTTTAGCCCCAATTGGAATAACAGTGAACTCTGTTAATCCTGGTCCTACAGATACGGGATGGATGAGTGATGATATTAAAGCTCAGTTAACAACTCTCTTCCCAATGGGGAGGGTGGGGGTTCCTGAAGATGCTGCAAATCTAATAAATTTCTTGGCTAGTAATGAATCACAATGGATTACTGGTCAAGTTATCAAATCAGAAGGTGGATTTTTAGGTAAGTAA
- a CDS encoding alpha/beta hydrolase, whose translation MKLTGPKPFTFEAGKRAVLLLHGFTGSSADVRMLGRFLEKKGYTSHAPHYKGHGVPPEELVHTGPEDWWKDVMGGYEHLKSLGYEEIAVAGLSLGGVFSLKLGYTVPVKGIVPMCAPMYIKDEKVMYEGVVDYAREYKKFEGKNEEQIETEMNEFKKTPMNTLKALQNLIADVRNNVDMIYAPTFVVQARHDHMINTDSANIIYNAVESPLKEIKWYEESGHVITLDKEKEQLHEDVYQFLEKLEWNV comes from the coding sequence ATGAAATTGACAGGACCAAAGCCGTTTACATTCGAAGCTGGAAAGAGAGCTGTCCTTCTTTTGCACGGCTTCACTGGAAGCTCTGCAGATGTAAGGATGCTTGGACGGTTTTTAGAGAAAAAAGGGTATACAAGCCACGCGCCGCACTATAAAGGGCATGGGGTGCCGCCGGAAGAATTGGTCCATACCGGCCCTGAAGACTGGTGGAAAGATGTCATGGGCGGATATGAGCATCTGAAGAGCCTCGGCTATGAAGAAATTGCTGTTGCCGGCTTGTCGCTCGGCGGGGTATTTTCTCTGAAATTAGGTTACACTGTACCTGTAAAGGGTATCGTACCAATGTGTGCGCCGATGTATATAAAAGACGAAAAAGTCATGTATGAAGGTGTTGTCGACTACGCTAGAGAATATAAGAAATTTGAAGGAAAAAATGAAGAGCAGATCGAAACGGAAATGAATGAATTCAAGAAGACGCCGATGAATACGTTGAAGGCACTTCAAAATTTGATTGCCGATGTGAGAAACAACGTGGATATGATTTACGCTCCGACATTTGTCGTTCAGGCACGCCATGATCATATGATCAATACGGACAGTGCGAATATCATTTACAATGCAGTGGAATCGCCATTGAAGGAAATCAAATGGTACGAGGAGTCGGGCCACGTCATCACGCTCGACAAAGAAAAAGAGCAGCTCCACGAAGATGTGTATCAGTTCCTCGAGAAACTTGAATGGAATGTATAA
- a CDS encoding lipoprotein gives MKRFVLALSLVLIVSGCSSFSKPKVTEEEAKSIVMKDHSKHIGTVEIISVSHKGNQYIVKWKNEDNCENGTDYVDDQSGKIKNGITSIC, from the coding sequence ATGAAACGATTCGTTTTAGCCTTAAGTCTAGTGCTGATAGTGAGTGGCTGCAGCAGCTTCTCGAAACCGAAAGTTACTGAAGAAGAAGCAAAGTCAATTGTGATGAAAGATCACTCTAAACACATTGGTACAGTGGAAATAATATCCGTTAGTCATAAGGGCAATCAATATATTGTTAAGTGGAAGAATGAAGATAATTGCGAGAACGGAACCGACTATGTTGATGACCAAAGCGGCAAAATTAAAAACGGTATTACTTCTATATGTTAG
- a CDS encoding GNAT family N-acetyltransferase produces the protein MSRKKNMMIESKIHTKRVLLRKFKDEDIIDFYEIVKKHEVGEWLGVERGMTFVESENYINTIINHWTIHKFGVWAVISKINNRIIGHCGLRCFNETQDVEIIYLLEPKFWGQGFATEAGAAAVQFAFESLKIDTLHARIRSSNGKSKNVIKKLGFSFVEDREYEGRTLSYYMMHNPT, from the coding sequence TTGAGTCGGAAAAAGAACATGATGATTGAGTCTAAAATCCATACAAAGAGAGTGTTGCTAAGGAAATTCAAAGATGAAGATATAATTGATTTCTATGAAATAGTTAAGAAGCATGAAGTCGGAGAATGGCTCGGGGTAGAAAGAGGAATGACGTTTGTAGAATCGGAGAACTATATAAATACGATTATTAATCACTGGACTATTCATAAATTTGGTGTTTGGGCGGTAATAAGTAAGATTAATAATCGAATTATAGGCCATTGTGGTTTAAGGTGTTTTAACGAGACACAGGATGTAGAGATTATTTACCTTTTAGAGCCTAAGTTTTGGGGACAAGGATTTGCAACAGAAGCTGGAGCTGCTGCTGTGCAATTTGCATTTGAATCTCTAAAAATCGATACCCTTCATGCACGAATTAGATCAAGTAATGGTAAGTCAAAGAACGTGATAAAAAAACTTGGTTTTTCTTTTGTAGAGGATAGAGAGTACGAGGGGAGAACTTTATCTTACTACATGATGCATAATCCTACTTAA
- a CDS encoding RNA polymerase sigma factor yields the protein MTEHEELIKAQSGDHHAFNSLLRHYLPSAYQVAFMILRERAVADDAVQEALIRTYKSIHRFNPEIASFKTWFHQILLHVTWKMAKRKRFFSPWKELLDNSSEGQPEYVYLQGENQKELYQTIRKLSKKHQTVIILYYMQEFSVSEIASILTVSEGTIKSRLHYARGELKNELMSSPHGEISLKEGWTWNKN from the coding sequence GTGACGGAACATGAAGAACTTATCAAAGCGCAGTCTGGGGATCATCATGCATTCAATTCACTGTTAAGACACTATTTACCGTCAGCATATCAGGTGGCTTTCATGATTCTAAGGGAAAGAGCTGTGGCAGATGATGCGGTGCAGGAAGCACTAATTCGTACATACAAATCCATACATCGCTTTAATCCTGAAATTGCATCATTTAAAACCTGGTTTCATCAAATTTTGCTGCATGTTACCTGGAAAATGGCAAAACGAAAACGATTCTTCTCTCCGTGGAAGGAATTATTGGACAATTCTAGTGAAGGGCAGCCGGAATACGTTTATCTGCAGGGAGAAAACCAAAAAGAATTATATCAAACTATTCGAAAGCTTTCTAAGAAACATCAGACCGTGATCATTTTATACTACATGCAGGAGTTTTCGGTCTCAGAAATTGCTTCGATCCTTACTGTCAGTGAAGGAACAATTAAATCTCGTCTTCATTATGCCAGGGGTGAGCTTAAGAATGAATTGATGTCATCTCCACATGGTGAAATATCTCTCAAGGAGGGGTGGACGTGGAACAAGAATTAA
- a CDS encoding MFS transporter has product MFFIIQPIFSPKKNSYLLLFGLGISTLGDFIYLVAINVLVLKLTGSAAAVAGLWIIGPIASMLTKFWSGSIIDRLNIRRIMIGTDIIRAAFVAIIPFFSSIWPIYVCLFILSISKSFSEPATITYITNIVPEKGRKQFNSFRSLISSSAFLIGPAISGLLLLVFSVSVSIWINAFSFIVSAIMVYLLPNLNIDSNKVVGKFSLNILKSDWNKVFKFSQSNPYIVKVYFLSQIFMIVALGMDAQEVVFTQKVLNLSEADYGLLISLTGVGSILGAATVSLVVKKLSIRSLITLGYFMVSIGYLVYAFSFSFWTVAIGFMILGYFNSFSGTGFMTFYQNNVPVQMMGRISSIYGMFQSFLQVIFILMIGFTGDIIPVRYTINAASTLMLLLSILQIKLVLLPSKSMYFEEEHELKSTS; this is encoded by the coding sequence GTGTTCTTCATTATTCAACCAATCTTTTCCCCAAAAAAGAATTCATATTTATTACTATTTGGATTGGGCATATCAACCTTAGGAGACTTTATTTATCTGGTAGCCATCAATGTATTAGTTTTAAAACTAACTGGCTCCGCTGCTGCTGTTGCTGGCTTGTGGATTATCGGGCCTATAGCCTCCATGTTAACGAAGTTTTGGTCCGGGAGTATCATAGATCGCTTAAACATTCGAAGGATAATGATCGGAACAGATATCATTCGAGCTGCTTTTGTAGCCATTATCCCATTCTTCAGCTCTATTTGGCCTATTTATGTATGCCTTTTTATTCTCTCAATCTCCAAATCTTTTTCTGAACCCGCCACAATTACCTATATCACTAACATTGTTCCTGAGAAAGGACGAAAACAATTTAACTCCTTTAGAAGTTTGATATCTTCAAGTGCCTTTTTAATCGGTCCAGCTATTTCCGGATTATTACTCCTCGTTTTCTCAGTTAGTGTTTCTATTTGGATTAATGCTTTTTCTTTTATTGTTTCAGCAATAATGGTGTACTTATTGCCTAACTTGAATATCGATTCTAATAAAGTCGTAGGGAAATTTAGCTTGAACATTTTAAAAAGTGACTGGAACAAAGTATTTAAATTCAGTCAAAGTAATCCATATATTGTGAAGGTGTACTTCTTATCTCAAATTTTTATGATTGTCGCACTTGGAATGGATGCTCAAGAGGTGGTATTTACACAAAAGGTGTTAAATCTGTCTGAAGCTGACTACGGTTTACTCATAAGCTTAACAGGAGTTGGATCAATTTTAGGGGCAGCAACCGTTTCGCTGGTTGTTAAAAAGTTGTCGATAAGATCTTTAATCACCCTTGGTTATTTTATGGTATCGATTGGCTATTTGGTATATGCCTTCTCTTTTTCATTTTGGACTGTAGCTATTGGTTTTATGATATTAGGATATTTCAACTCATTTTCTGGGACAGGGTTTATGACTTTTTACCAAAATAACGTACCAGTCCAGATGATGGGGAGAATTTCAAGCATTTATGGTATGTTTCAAAGTTTTCTTCAGGTTATCTTTATTTTAATGATTGGCTTTACAGGAGATATCATACCAGTGAGATACACTATCAATGCAGCCTCCACATTAATGTTATTGCTAAGCATTCTACAAATAAAGTTAGTTCTTTTGCCAAGCAAATCCATGTACTTTGAAGAGGAACATGAGCTCAAGAGCACCTCTTAA
- a CDS encoding RNA polymerase sigma factor: MNKKEILAVWIDKYTNRLVRLAYTYVKDWLKAEDQVQEAFIKAFHSMEQLKNSNEPFPWLARIVINECNNSFRKSWREVISDFLPDKKQESSEESYFRAVQEEEVHNAVYDLPKHYSLPITLFYFDELSIQEISEILNLNVGTVKSRLSRGRQLLSKKMKEDGYGGKEIKSSKNVL; this comes from the coding sequence TTGAATAAGAAGGAAATTTTAGCGGTTTGGATAGATAAGTATACAAACCGCCTGGTTAGACTTGCTTATACTTACGTCAAAGATTGGCTAAAAGCAGAAGACCAAGTACAAGAAGCATTTATCAAGGCGTTTCATTCGATGGAACAATTAAAGAATAGTAATGAGCCATTTCCTTGGCTTGCTAGAATTGTGATTAATGAATGCAATAATTCGTTCAGAAAATCATGGAGAGAAGTTATCTCTGACTTCTTACCTGACAAGAAACAAGAAAGCAGTGAAGAATCATATTTCAGAGCTGTTCAGGAAGAAGAGGTACATAATGCTGTTTATGATTTACCGAAACACTATAGTTTACCTATTACTCTCTTCTACTTTGATGAACTATCCATTCAAGAAATATCAGAAATCTTAAATCTAAATGTTGGCACGGTAAAGTCTAGACTCTCTCGCGGCCGCCAGTTATTAAGCAAAAAAATGAAGGAGGATGGATATGGAGGAAAAGAAATTAAGAGCAGCAAAAATGTACTTTAA
- a CDS encoding DUF4367 domain-containing protein, whose protein sequence is MEEKKLRAAKMYFKHKVDIEKFKKETFDKLELNSEIIHKPFRTEKRKRRYSSWILAVAASVLIIGISVAYNGTHIVDAAQSFISQLFGSRENLKQAYPDESKEELDFYEQTLQIAKENLTEKEFNQYSELIKEQTKIHSKVQKEKRKYPNEEEEKRLKQIQKLLQAYEHKIIPIQAQQLASFPFTNPSYLPKGYQLVDKNYISQKPEDEPVVSSNYSDGKSFFWTKQMNLKQKDDLETPQKIENTESYSLNGYQFKFVTFDDESFNMKVGLRVTVPQKGYKIVMLAEELPKQEMEKVLISMIEE, encoded by the coding sequence ATGGAGGAAAAGAAATTAAGAGCAGCAAAAATGTACTTTAAGCATAAAGTAGACATAGAAAAGTTTAAAAAAGAGACATTCGATAAACTAGAATTGAACAGCGAAATCATCCATAAGCCTTTTAGGACTGAAAAGAGAAAGAGACGTTATTCTTCGTGGATACTTGCTGTAGCTGCTTCAGTATTAATAATTGGTATAAGTGTTGCTTACAACGGTACTCACATTGTCGATGCGGCTCAATCCTTCATTAGCCAACTATTTGGTTCAAGAGAAAACTTAAAGCAAGCTTATCCTGATGAAAGTAAAGAAGAACTTGATTTCTATGAACAAACGTTACAGATTGCAAAAGAAAATTTAACAGAAAAAGAGTTCAATCAATACAGTGAACTAATAAAAGAACAAACTAAAATCCATAGTAAAGTGCAAAAAGAAAAAAGGAAGTACCCAAATGAAGAAGAAGAAAAAAGATTAAAGCAAATTCAAAAATTATTGCAAGCGTATGAACATAAGATTATACCAATACAAGCCCAACAATTAGCAAGTTTTCCTTTTACTAACCCTTCCTATTTACCTAAAGGATATCAATTAGTAGATAAAAACTACATTTCGCAGAAGCCAGAAGATGAGCCAGTGGTTTCGTCAAATTATTCTGATGGAAAGTCATTTTTTTGGACAAAACAAATGAACTTAAAACAAAAAGATGACTTGGAAACTCCCCAAAAAATTGAAAACACCGAATCCTACTCTTTAAATGGATATCAATTTAAATTTGTAACTTTTGATGATGAAAGTTTTAATATGAAGGTTGGATTGAGGGTAACGGTGCCCCAAAAAGGATATAAAATCGTCATGTTGGCAGAAGAATTGCCAAAGCAGGAAATGGAAAAAGTATTAATTTCTATGATTGAAGAGTAA
- the smpB gene encoding SsrA-binding protein SmpB has protein sequence MPKGEGKLIAQNKKARHDFSIEETYEAGIVLQGTEIKSIRNGRVNLKDAFARIQKGEVYLFNMHVSPYEQGNRYNHDPLRTRKLLMHRKQINKLIGETKEAGYSLVPLKLYLKDGYAKVLIGLGKGKKKYDKREDLKKKEAKRDIERAFKARQQD, from the coding sequence ATGCCTAAAGGGGAAGGAAAACTGATTGCCCAAAATAAGAAAGCCAGGCATGATTTTTCAATAGAAGAAACCTATGAAGCAGGAATTGTGCTGCAAGGTACCGAAATCAAATCCATCCGGAATGGCCGGGTCAATTTGAAAGATGCCTTTGCCCGCATTCAAAAAGGTGAAGTGTATCTGTTTAATATGCACGTCAGTCCATACGAGCAAGGGAATCGCTACAACCACGATCCGCTCCGTACAAGGAAGCTTCTCATGCATAGGAAGCAGATCAACAAACTGATCGGCGAAACAAAAGAAGCGGGCTATTCCCTTGTTCCATTAAAACTTTATTTAAAAGATGGCTATGCAAAAGTTTTAATCGGCCTTGGAAAGGGAAAAAAGAAATACGACAAGCGCGAAGACCTCAAGAAGAAAGAAGCCAAGCGCGACATCGAGCGTGCGTTCAAAGCGCGCCAGCAGGACTGA
- the secG gene encoding preprotein translocase subunit SecG — MHTLLMVLLIIDAIGLIVVVLLQSGKSAGLSGAISGGAEQLFGKQKARGLDLVLHRITVVLSVLFFVLTIAVAYFGL; from the coding sequence GTGCATACTTTGTTAATGGTTCTACTGATCATTGATGCAATTGGCTTAATCGTTGTTGTTCTGTTGCAGTCAGGGAAGAGCGCAGGTTTGTCAGGTGCGATTTCCGGAGGGGCTGAACAACTATTCGGGAAGCAAAAAGCCCGCGGGCTGGACTTGGTTCTTCACAGAATCACAGTTGTCCTTTCTGTACTATTTTTCGTATTGACCATTGCAGTTGCTTATTTCGGACTGTAA
- a CDS encoding GNAT family N-acetyltransferase yields the protein MERCNKSVLELVKFNEYDITGLIELSASVGWDYDENEIGTVLESGEIFGHKNADGKIVSSAAIIPYDSSLATIGMVIVNNGYRGMGLGKEATLKCINSVSKNITIMLIATEEGKRLYEKMGFTKVDVIHKYISDNYVPISRLTGNDVIIEEFSENDINEILKIDEDAFGDRRSRFLKNRIEQSEKCLVVKDNSGTIVGYGMSILGPVNLILGPISAPDFQTASLLIDKLSSKHQGKLRIDVPSNNEEFMAMLEKGGFIKVSEPPIMVINSLDMPPRNNTLYGIAAQIFG from the coding sequence ATGGAGAGATGCAATAAATCAGTACTAGAACTCGTTAAATTTAATGAATATGATATTACGGGATTAATCGAGCTTTCTGCATCAGTCGGATGGGATTATGATGAGAACGAGATTGGAACTGTATTGGAGTCAGGAGAGATTTTCGGGCATAAAAATGCTGATGGGAAAATCGTTTCTAGTGCTGCAATAATTCCCTATGATAGTTCTTTAGCTACGATTGGTATGGTTATTGTGAATAATGGCTATAGAGGAATGGGACTAGGGAAAGAGGCTACTCTAAAATGTATAAATAGTGTTTCAAAGAACATAACCATTATGCTAATTGCAACAGAAGAAGGAAAACGCCTCTATGAAAAAATGGGATTTACCAAGGTAGATGTTATTCATAAGTATATTAGTGATAACTATGTACCTATTTCCAGATTGACTGGAAATGATGTAATCATTGAAGAATTCAGCGAGAATGATATTAATGAAATACTTAAGATAGATGAAGATGCTTTCGGGGATAGAAGAAGCCGGTTTCTTAAAAATAGAATAGAGCAATCAGAAAAATGTCTGGTTGTGAAAGATAATAGCGGAACCATAGTGGGGTATGGAATGTCTATCTTAGGACCTGTCAATCTTATATTAGGGCCCATTTCAGCACCAGACTTCCAAACAGCTTCTCTATTAATTGATAAATTATCGTCTAAACATCAAGGGAAATTAAGAATTGATGTCCCATCAAATAATGAAGAGTTCATGGCGATGCTAGAGAAAGGTGGATTCATTAAGGTAAGTGAGCCCCCTATAATGGTCATCAATTCTCTTGATATGCCACCTAGGAACAATACATTGTATGGAATTGCAGCCCAGATTTTTGGGTAA
- the rnr gene encoding ribonuclease R, protein MEDMIGKHVERLLSYMRDEAYKPLTVQELEEAFGIEDSSSFKDFVKALVHMEEKGLVVRTRSNRYGLPQKMNLVKGKLTGHAKGFAFVIPEEPGMDDIFIPPNHTNNAMHGDIVLARISAESSGSRREGEVVKIIERGNSEIVGTYTQSKTFGFVIPDDKKFGQDIFIPKSASMGAIEGHKVVVKLVAYPERGKNAEGEVIEVLGHKNDPGVDILSIIYKHGLPQEFPDEVMDQAKATPDEIDESEIGNRRDLRGETIVTIDGADAKDLDDAVTVTELENGNYKLGVHIADVTYYVTEDSPIDREAAERGTSVYLVDRVIPMIPHRLSNGICSLNPKVNRLTLSCEMEISNSGEVVHHEIFQSVIKTTERMTYSDVNKILVDQDEELINRYEPLVPMFQRMEKLAAILRKKRMTRGAIDFDFKEAKVIVDEEGKPSDVVIRERSVAEKLIEEFMLAANETVAEHFHWMEVPFIYRIHEDPKEDKLQRFFEFITNFGLIVKGTANSVHPRALQEIIESVQGQPEEMVVSTVMLRSMQQAKYNPDSLGHFGLAADYYTHFTSPIRRYPDLIVHRLIRTYLIEGKLDEQTRAKWDSDLPEIADHSSKMERRAVDAERETDEMKKAEYMLDKIGEEYDAIISSVTNFGMFVELPNTIEGLVHVSEMTDDYYRYDERQFAMIGERTANVFRIGDEITVRVVNVNKDEYSIDFEIVGMKNTKRRERRDEKPKVLKTKTRSRVKNNRENRELGTSKEGRRKARGPQSDGMSEGWSTNPPKAKKKNGRKFYEGAPTSGKPGGGKKRRKKR, encoded by the coding sequence ATGGAAGATATGATTGGAAAGCATGTCGAGAGGCTGCTTAGCTACATGAGGGATGAAGCCTACAAGCCTCTTACAGTCCAGGAGCTGGAAGAAGCTTTTGGCATTGAGGATTCTTCTTCTTTCAAAGATTTTGTCAAAGCGCTAGTACATATGGAGGAAAAAGGCCTCGTTGTCAGGACGCGTAGCAACCGCTATGGGCTTCCTCAGAAAATGAACCTTGTGAAAGGGAAGCTGACTGGACATGCAAAGGGGTTTGCCTTTGTCATCCCGGAAGAGCCAGGAATGGATGACATTTTCATCCCTCCTAACCATACGAACAATGCCATGCACGGCGATATTGTCCTTGCTCGCATTTCTGCTGAAAGCTCAGGCTCCAGAAGAGAAGGCGAAGTGGTTAAAATCATCGAAAGAGGAAACTCCGAGATCGTCGGGACGTATACGCAAAGCAAAACGTTCGGTTTCGTCATTCCTGATGATAAAAAGTTCGGGCAAGATATTTTCATCCCGAAAAGCGCCAGCATGGGAGCCATTGAAGGACATAAAGTAGTCGTGAAGCTGGTTGCTTATCCTGAGAGAGGCAAAAATGCAGAAGGCGAAGTCATCGAGGTCCTCGGGCATAAAAACGACCCGGGAGTTGATATCCTCTCGATTATTTATAAACATGGACTTCCACAGGAATTTCCAGATGAAGTCATGGACCAGGCAAAAGCGACGCCGGATGAAATCGATGAATCCGAAATCGGCAACCGCAGGGATCTCCGCGGCGAAACGATTGTCACCATTGACGGGGCAGATGCGAAAGACTTGGATGATGCCGTTACGGTTACAGAACTTGAAAACGGCAACTACAAGCTTGGCGTCCATATTGCGGATGTCACGTATTATGTGACGGAAGATTCCCCGATTGATCGGGAAGCGGCTGAGCGTGGAACGAGCGTTTACTTGGTGGACCGCGTCATCCCGATGATTCCCCACCGCCTATCCAACGGAATCTGCTCGCTGAATCCGAAAGTTAATCGTTTGACGCTGTCCTGCGAAATGGAAATCAGCAATTCCGGTGAAGTCGTTCACCATGAAATTTTCCAAAGCGTCATTAAAACAACAGAACGCATGACGTACTCTGATGTGAATAAAATTCTCGTCGATCAGGATGAAGAGTTGATCAATCGCTATGAGCCGCTTGTTCCGATGTTCCAGCGTATGGAGAAGCTTGCCGCGATTCTTCGCAAAAAGCGTATGACAAGAGGGGCAATCGACTTTGATTTCAAAGAAGCAAAAGTGATTGTTGATGAAGAAGGGAAGCCTTCTGATGTTGTCATCCGTGAACGATCCGTTGCAGAGAAGCTTATCGAAGAATTCATGCTTGCAGCAAATGAAACTGTCGCAGAGCATTTCCACTGGATGGAAGTGCCGTTTATCTACCGGATCCATGAAGATCCAAAAGAAGATAAACTGCAGCGATTCTTTGAATTCATCACAAACTTTGGCTTGATTGTAAAAGGTACAGCTAATTCCGTACACCCACGTGCACTTCAAGAAATCATTGAAAGCGTCCAGGGGCAGCCGGAAGAAATGGTTGTATCCACTGTCATGCTTAGATCCATGCAGCAGGCGAAATATAATCCAGATTCACTGGGCCACTTTGGCTTGGCTGCAGATTACTATACTCATTTCACATCACCGATCCGACGCTATCCTGATTTGATCGTCCATCGATTGATCCGGACGTATCTGATTGAAGGGAAGCTTGATGAACAGACGCGTGCGAAATGGGATTCAGACCTTCCGGAAATCGCCGACCACTCTTCTAAAATGGAAAGAAGGGCAGTCGACGCTGAGCGTGAAACGGATGAAATGAAAAAAGCAGAGTACATGCTCGACAAAATTGGAGAAGAGTACGATGCCATCATCAGCTCTGTCACTAACTTCGGTATGTTTGTCGAGCTGCCGAATACGATTGAGGGTCTTGTTCATGTCAGTGAAATGACAGATGACTATTACCGCTATGATGAGCGCCAATTCGCAATGATTGGTGAAAGGACAGCCAATGTCTTCCGTATCGGGGATGAAATCACTGTCCGAGTGGTAAACGTCAATAAAGACGAATACTCCATCGATTTCGAAATCGTCGGCATGAAAAATACGAAGCGACGCGAGCGCCGTGACGAAAAGCCAAAAGTCCTGAAGACCAAAACACGTTCAAGGGTTAAGAACAACCGCGAAAACCGTGAGCTTGGAACATCAAAAGAAGGCCGCAGAAAAGCACGGGGACCGCAGTCCGATGGCATGTCTGAAGGCTGGTCCACAAATCCGCCGAAAGCCAAGAAAAAAAACGGACGCAAGTTCTATGAAGGCGCACCGACATCCGGCAAGCCGGGCGGCGGCAAGAAGCGAAGAAAGAAAAGATAA